The genome window AGCTCGAAGGCTACTTCGCGGACAAAGAATCTTCCCCTATCCGGGTTTATCTCGCATCCGGCGGCTGAGCTGGCCCCAGGCTGACTCTGGCTCTGGATGAGCCTAAGGATACTGACGAGGTGTTTGATGTGGCCGGGTTCAAGTTCCTGCTGGACAAGGATCTTTCCGAAGCGACCGGCGGCATCAAGATTGACATGACCTATTACGGATTCTCCGTGGATTCCGAAAAGCCCGTGGGCGGCGGGGGAGGATGCTCCTCCGGTTCCTGCTCCAGCGGTTCCTGCGCCTGCTAGCGCGTTGCCACGCTGATTCTCGAGCGCCCCTTTGGGGGCGCTTTTTTTATGGTTGCGCGTTTGACGCGGGCGTCCATGATGTTTAGGTATGAAGTCAGTCTGTTGGGTCGAGAGATGCTATTGGCCTTTCCTATGGGAAACGTCGCAAACAGCATTGATTTTCCATTTGACGAACCCCATGATCATCCCTACCTGAACAGGGAGACAACAAGGAGGATCTTTATGATCGAAGTTACCAAGGAAGCCATTGGCAAGCTCGAAGAGCATTTCGAAGGCCAGGATCGCCAGCCCATCCGCGTTTACGTGGCCCAGGGCGGCTGCGCCGGTCCCATGCTGGGCCTGGCCCTGGACAGCGCCAAGGACGGCGACAAGTCCTTTGACATCGACGGCTTCACCTTCATTGCCGAGGAAGGCCTGTTTGAATACACCGGCGACATCAACATCCACGCCAACGAGCATGGATTCCAGGTCGCCAGCGAAAAGCAGCTTCCCGGTGGCGGCGGCTGCGGTTCCGGCGGTTGCTGCGGTTCCAGCGAAGGCGGCTGCGGTTCCGGCTGCTCCTAGGCCCACGCTGACGGCGTTAAGTGAATTGTTGGCGAGCTAGCGAGCCTACAAGGCCTTACGCCCTAGGTGTACTGCAAAAAGAAAGAAGCCCTCGTGTATGTTTCAATACATGAGGGCTTTTTCTTGTTTTGATGCCTTGCTCTCGCACGGCTTTGACCAGCAGCAGGAATATTCTCGTGCCTGGTCAGCGCGCTTTCCGAGCAGCCGGAACAAAAAGTCTACTCGTCGTCGCTCGGGTTCAGGATGCCGGTTTTCTGCCATTCCG of Salidesulfovibrio onnuriiensis contains these proteins:
- a CDS encoding IscA/HesB family protein, with translation MIEVTKEAIGKLEEHFEGQDRQPIRVYVAQGGCAGPMLGLALDSAKDGDKSFDIDGFTFIAEEGLFEYTGDINIHANEHGFQVASEKQLPGGGGCGSGGCCGSSEGGCGSGCS
- a CDS encoding IscA/HesB family protein, coding for MINVTESAQKQLEGYFADKESSPIRVYLASGGUAGPRLTLALDEPKDTDEVFDVAGFKFLLDKDLSEATGGIKIDMTYYGFSVDSEKPVGGGGGCSSGSCSSGSCAC